A segment of the Corvus hawaiiensis isolate bCorHaw1 chromosome 16, bCorHaw1.pri.cur, whole genome shotgun sequence genome:
ATCTCAACTCATAGGGACAGTGACTGAAATTAGCTCCAGGAGCCTGTAGTGTTTGAAATTAGCTCTAGGAGCCCAAGGATGATGGCCAGAGCTGTATGACTTGAGGAATCAAGCTCAGCTTTTGTGTTACACTCACTCACAGAAGTCACTGCAGTCCCTGTTTGCTGGGGTGACAGTAAGCCTCCATCTCTCCAGTGGCTCACCTGCGGTGCCCAAACGACATCCATGGAGAATCTCTGTCTTCAGTTTGCTCAggagcctgcagcagccctggccatgGATACCTGCCATGAAGGCACTGCCTTTGGGGCCCAGGGGTACACACCTCCAGCCCCCCACATGGTGCCCTAtgctcagagctgcctgggAAAAGCGGTGATCCTGGGAAAACAAGCCCCACCACCCTAAAACACCCAGAATGACTAAAGTAACGCCTCCCTGAGGACAGAGTGCAAAGGTAGCGCTTCTGCCacccctctgcctgtgctgtacAGCCCTTCCTCTTGTTCCAGCTGCCTAAATAGTCTCAACCACAATGCAGAAGCACACACATGGACCAGCTTGTGGGCCAAGCTCTCCCCAACTTGGGCAGGATCAGCCTCTCCCTGGGGCACtactgggaaggcagcagggctcagggcacCTCACCTCCTCGGCCAGGTCCCTCTACCTGCTGCAGAAaccagggaggaagaggagggaggggaggctcAGAAGGAATCCTTGTTGTCCCCCACCCACTGCTGGAAGGTGCGGGCCTTGGGGTTGAGCTTCATGGTCAGGGCCACGTTGCGGTCTGGCTTTAGGGCATAGAAACGGAACATGGCAGCCATCTCCTTGGCCCCGGGGAAATCCTGCTTCTCGTACTCCTCAGGGGAGATCTGCCAAGagaattggggaaaaaaactgatcagaggctgctggggctcCCCCTGAGCCTGTGAGGTGATGTGGTGAGGGCTCTGTTAGAGTAGCCTGTTACAGCATCACCACTGGTGAGGAGGGCTCTGCaaggcactgctgctggggctgggcaaaGGATGCGGCCCTGCCTGGCAGAACCAGCCCAGCCAGCCTAGGGCCAGCACCCAGCTCTGGCACACAGCTGGCCAGGGCCTGAAGCAGCTATGAGAGAGCCCTTCCTCACACCAGAGCTATGGCTGAGGGTTTCTAGAAACTGGGTGGTCCAGGAGATAATCCAGGTTGCCACCTGGCACCCCAAaaccttccttccctgcctgaATCACAAGGGTGTTTGGATCACTGTGCTTCTGGGAGAGCAGAACCTGCAGAGAGCATCAGCGGGGCTTTGTTTCTAATGAAATGCACTTTGTTCTCAAAACAGGGAACAGCCATACCCCTCATCCATTGTACTGACTGCCTGAGGCACAACTGAAATGCaaacaaagattaaaaataagCCACAAAGGGgcagggagtggccaggggtGTTGTTAACggtggcacagcacagaggccaAGTCTTGTAAGGGTGACACAGCAAAGCCCTGAGGGAAGCCCTGCTGAAGGGAAGGGCACCCAGCAGAGATCTGTTGTGTAGGTGCCCATCCCTGGCTCCTGGGGATACCTCCCAGCTCAGTTATCCCTTGGAGCCAGGCACAGACCTGCCCGGGCACATCTGTGTGCTCCACGAGCATGAGCTTGGTGGCAATGCCAACAGGGCAGTTTTGGTGCCAAGCTGTGCCACACCCAGGGGCAGCGGGACTAAGCCTGGACACCAGTGCTGGGCTGTACCAAAATGAGCTACGAGTCCCTCAGGAACATCACCTACACCAAGGGACCCTCCTACCTTGCTGGCTGTCACAGTCTTGCCCGTCTGCTGGGAGAGGATGGCAGCGTACTGTGCCTCGGTGAGCTTGCCCGTGCTGAGTCCTATCACTTGGCCGATGTACTCCCCTGGGGACTTCAGCAGGCAAAGCACAACAGGCCCAAGGTCCTCCACAGCCATCCCATCCATTGGGGTGTCCCCCATGGGCAGCTCTGTATGGAGAGATTGATCCCAGCTGAAGTgcagcccagctctgaggaggtaCAGTGTACAGGTACAGGTTCAGCACCCAGCCTCTGAACATGAGGTGAGGGAGGGATGAGAGCATGgcaaggcaggagagcagggctgagctaAGAGCCTGTGACACCAGAGCAGCACCGTGACTCACCTGATCTGCAGCCCCACCACCTCCACCATCCCAAATGCAGGCATTTGGGGTGTCCAGAGGCACTTGGGGATCTGCAGAACAGCCCTCAGCACCACAAACAGGTCCAGGATCTTGCTGATTTCTTGCAGGCCACTGAACAGGTCTGAAGACCAGctggtgtatatatataattcaGCTGGTAGAGGTCTCTTCACCCAACCAGCCCACAGCCCTGGCAATCCCTCCACCCCTCAGCTTCTGCACAGTGGGAGCAGATGAGGACAGTCACAGGACAGCGACCCACAGAGCAAGAGCTCCTGCTTACCCAGGACAAAGGTGTCTCCCTGCGGGGCCTTCTGCGGCTTGAAGATGGAGAGGAAGTTCTCGAAGTAGAAGGGCAGCCGGACGATGGTGGTGGGAACCCCAATTTTCTGGAAGTACTCCTCCACCACGCCTTTGCCATCAAAGTGCAGCACCTCCAGCCGGCCCCCCGTCAGCTGGTGCACGTTCTCCAGGCCGCTGAACACGACGTGGCACAGACCCTGGCGCTTGGACAGGTCAGCGAGACGCCGTCCCTGGGCGAAGGGAGGAACCGGCCATGAAGAGGGGAATGGGACATCCCCATCCTCCCCACACCCCCTCTTCCCTTTGGGGAGGATCCAACTCCCACCAGCCCTCAGCTGGGACCAGGGCTGAGCACAGTGACTTGTCCAGGTGGAGCCAAATCCTCTCCTTACCCCACCCTACTTCAGAAAGACCACACACTCTCCAGCTTTGGAGCTCACTGCTCCACCAAACATGCAAACAGCAGCATAAAGAATCTGCCTGGCA
Coding sequences within it:
- the NMRAL1 gene encoding nmrA-like family domain-containing protein 1, producing the protein MAGKKLIVVFGATGAQGGGVARALLDDGTFKVRAVTRSPRKKEAEELRRRGAEVVKADQDDEASLEQALADAYGAFIVTNFWEHCSKEKEIEQGRRLADLSKRQGLCHVVFSGLENVHQLTGGRLEVLHFDGKGVVEEYFQKIGVPTTIVRLPFYFENFLSIFKPQKAPQGDTFVLELPMGDTPMDGMAVEDLGPVVLCLLKSPGEYIGQVIGLSTGKLTEAQYAAILSQQTGKTVTASKISPEEYEKQDFPGAKEMAAMFRFYALKPDRNVALTMKLNPKARTFQQWVGDNKDSF